The proteins below come from a single Pseudomonadota bacterium genomic window:
- a CDS encoding PQQ-binding-like beta-propeller repeat protein, protein MILPRRLVFLALAAALVAASCGSIPLTDPKWSSRAGVQVLRLRWVKNLAPSLPNFYIPEMIEEHDRFRPVETGGAAFDTDKRRAFVGAAIGGLYCLDLRNGETLWRFSVDDPVGSTPLYDSARKRVYFGADDGLLYAVHARSGRLLWSTDTGAEVQRSVIMRDDTLYLANADNTVYAIDPNAGEVVWRYRKPPVEGFSATGYSDILHVGAAVIAAFADGTVSSLDAITGAQLWSSDLAAEVVSATKEGQINLIDADATPVVVDGILAAASVSGGLWGLDVDTGNVIWTRPDLVGITGLGATNGMFYAAFAGGKGMCAISRESGETEWCSAFGSGVLRDPLLYEDVFLVSDSEEGLIVVSTSSGKVLERLNPMGGFFSRPVEFGGYLIVMGNRSTVYTLSIL, encoded by the coding sequence GTGATCCTCCCGCGGCGACTTGTCTTCCTCGCGCTCGCCGCCGCGCTCGTCGCCGCGTCGTGCGGCTCCATCCCGTTGACGGATCCGAAGTGGAGCTCCCGCGCCGGCGTGCAGGTGCTGCGCCTCCGTTGGGTCAAGAACCTCGCCCCGTCGCTCCCGAACTTCTACATCCCGGAGATGATCGAGGAGCACGATCGGTTCAGGCCGGTCGAGACCGGCGGCGCCGCGTTCGACACGGACAAGCGCCGGGCGTTCGTGGGCGCCGCGATAGGCGGCCTCTACTGCCTCGACCTGCGCAACGGCGAGACGCTCTGGCGCTTCTCCGTCGACGATCCGGTCGGCTCGACGCCCCTGTACGACAGCGCGCGCAAGCGGGTCTACTTCGGCGCCGACGACGGCCTCCTGTACGCCGTGCACGCCCGCTCCGGCCGCCTCCTGTGGTCCACGGACACCGGCGCCGAGGTCCAGAGGTCCGTCATCATGCGCGACGACACGCTGTACCTCGCCAACGCCGACAACACCGTCTACGCGATCGACCCGAACGCCGGCGAGGTCGTCTGGCGGTACCGCAAGCCGCCCGTCGAGGGGTTCTCGGCGACCGGCTATTCCGACATCCTCCACGTCGGCGCCGCCGTGATCGCGGCGTTCGCCGACGGCACGGTCTCTTCCCTGGACGCGATCACCGGCGCGCAGCTCTGGTCCTCCGATCTCGCTGCCGAGGTCGTCTCCGCGACCAAGGAAGGGCAGATCAACCTGATCGACGCGGACGCGACCCCGGTCGTCGTCGACGGCATCCTCGCCGCGGCCTCGGTGAGCGGCGGCCTGTGGGGGCTCGACGTCGACACCGGGAACGTGATCTGGACCCGCCCGGATCTCGTCGGCATCACCGGGCTCGGCGCCACGAACGGGATGTTCTATGCCGCGTTTGCGGGCGGCAAGGGGATGTGCGCGATCTCGAGGGAGAGCGGCGAGACCGAGTGGTGCTCGGCGTTCGGCAGCGGGGTGCTCCGCGATCCGCTGCTTTACGAGGACGTCTTCCTCGTTTCCGACAGCGAGGAGGGGCTGATCGTCGTCTCGACGAGCTCCGGAAAGGTGCTCGAACGGCTCAACCCGATGGGCGGTTTCTTCTCGCGGCCCGTGGAGTTCGGCGGCTACCTCATCGTCATGGGAAACCGCTCGACGGTCTATACCTTGTCCATCCTCTAG
- a CDS encoding M23 family metallopeptidase: MRHKISIAAICLGAIVFIATVSGADGGSASARVATKLASELGLGTRMAATLLLNGGFPSTWTDAAGGDTRPARLEWPLPGRRLGRGFGSDGGRHEAVDITAPEGTEVRVMAPGIVGYAGDELKGYGDVLLVLHSGGWVTLYAHLSELRARPGQRLVTGEVLGRVGSTGISRGPHLHFELISRGVRIDPMRYMHGAPDSVLRVSSNDGTLERFYSTVKPSSASFWSPMITSTL, encoded by the coding sequence ATGCGACACAAGATCTCCATAGCCGCGATCTGCCTCGGAGCGATCGTTTTCATCGCCACTGTAAGCGGCGCGGACGGCGGCTCCGCGAGCGCCAGGGTCGCCACGAAGCTGGCCTCCGAACTCGGCCTCGGCACGCGGATGGCGGCGACGCTGCTGCTCAACGGCGGATTTCCGTCGACCTGGACCGACGCGGCCGGAGGGGATACCCGCCCGGCTCGCCTGGAGTGGCCGTTGCCGGGCCGGAGGCTCGGCCGGGGCTTCGGCTCGGACGGCGGCCGCCACGAGGCGGTCGACATCACCGCGCCCGAGGGCACGGAGGTCAGGGTCATGGCGCCCGGCATCGTCGGCTACGCCGGCGACGAGCTGAAGGGCTACGGCGACGTCCTGCTCGTCCTCCACTCCGGTGGCTGGGTGACGCTGTACGCGCACCTCTCCGAGCTCCGGGCCCGCCCCGGGCAGCGGCTCGTCACGGGCGAGGTGCTCGGCCGGGTGGGGAGCACCGGCATCTCGAGGGGACCGCACCTCCACTTCGAGCTGATCTCGCGCGGAGTGCGGATCGATCCGATGAGGTACATGCACGGCGCCCCGGACAGCGTCCTCCGCGTCTCCTCGAACGACGGGACGTTGGAGCGGTTCTACTCGACCGTGAAGCCGAGCTCGGCGAGCTTCTGGTCGCCTATGATCACCTCGACCCTGTAG